In the bacterium genome, one interval contains:
- a CDS encoding Holliday junction ATP-dependent DNA helicase RuvA, translating to MIASLSGIVVSVSPGAVVLEVGGVGYHVSISLVVYGRLQRAATGERVRLLTELCWNEKTGPALFGFQEPGEREVFRLLLGGSGVGPKLALASLSVLEPAELLGALASGDLVKLTRVPGIGRKR from the coding sequence GTGATCGCATCCCTCTCCGGCATCGTGGTCAGCGTGAGCCCCGGGGCGGTGGTCCTCGAGGTCGGCGGCGTGGGGTACCACGTTTCCATTTCCCTGGTGGTTTACGGTCGGCTCCAGCGCGCCGCAACCGGGGAAAGGGTCCGGCTCTTGACCGAACTCTGCTGGAACGAGAAGACGGGTCCGGCGCTCTTCGGCTTCCAGGAACCTGGCGAGCGGGAGGTCTTCCGGCTGCTCCTGGGCGGGTCGGGGGTGGGTCCGAAGCTGGCGCTGGCGTCGCTGTCGGTCCTGGAGCCGGCGGAGCTGCTGGGCGCGCTGGCCTCGGGCGACCTGGTGAAATTGACCCGCGTCCCGGGCATCGGCCGGAAGCG